The genomic DNA TATTGCGAGGCTTCATATTCCAGTTCGTCTGCATGAGCGCTCGCAAGCATCGCGGTTTCGGTTTGGCTGTGTCGGCGCGATGGCCGGCATTCGGCGCACTGCGTTCTGCGCCAAGTCTCAGCGGGCGTCCTTTACTCCGAGGGGTACCGCCGTTACACAATGTGGCCAGCGATAGCCGGGAAATCTGTTTGACTCGGTGAGGCGCGGCCCGGATGCCGGGAGGCGCGCAACCCGCATCAACCGGAGGACATACACATGTACATCATCATGGGGGGAACCGGCCACGTCGGGGCGGCAACCGCGCGCGCTTTGCTCGCGCTTGGCGCGGAGGTAACCATAGTCACCCGTTCGGCGGCTCGCGCCGCGCACTGGCGCGCTCGGGGCGCCGACATTGTCCAGGCCAATGTGGAAGACGTGGCGTCATTACGCGCCGCGTTCCGGCGTGGCCGACGCGCTTTTCTACTGAATCCTCCGGCGGACACCACCACCGACACCGACGTCGTCGAAAGACATACCGTTGCGAACATACTCGCCGCGCTCGAGGGATCCGGGCTTGAAAAAGTCGTTGCCGAATCGACGGGCGGCGCCCGGCCGGGCAGCCGCATTGGCGATTTGAACGTGCTGTGGGAGCTGGAAGAAGGGCTAC from Achromobacter xylosoxidans includes the following:
- a CDS encoding NmrA family NAD(P)-binding protein; translation: MYIIMGGTGHVGAATARALLALGAEVTIVTRSAARAAHWRARGADIVQANVEDVASLRAAFRRGRRAFLLNPPADTTTDTDVVERHTVANILAALEGSGLEKVVAESTGGARPGSRIGDLNVLWELEEGLRAQALPAAVNRAAYYMSNWDGFLETVRNTGVLPSLFPADLAIPMVAPKDLGEVAAARLMTSLDDRGVRYVEGPRRYTPSDVARAFAETLGRPV